A DNA window from Candidatus Jidaibacter acanthamoeba contains the following coding sequences:
- a CDS encoding 3-hydroxybutyrate dehydrogenase translates to MVKGKVTLVTGSTSGIGLGIAHKLAEMGSNIMLNGFGNAEDIEKLKTALSKEFNVKVAYSPADMSKPEEIREMVKQTEAELGGLDILVNNAGIQFVAPIEEFPDDKWDAILAINLSSAFHTIKAALPSMKKRNFGRIINIASTHGLVASANKGAYVAAKHGIVGLTKTVALENATLNVTCNAICPGWVHTPLVQKQIEDRAKNEGITIDEATQNLLSEKQPSLRFTTIEDIGNTVLFLCSETGRSITGTTLPVDGGWTAR, encoded by the coding sequence ATGGTAAAAGGGAAGGTTACACTTGTAACGGGATCAACAAGTGGTATAGGGCTCGGTATTGCACATAAGCTTGCAGAAATGGGCTCAAATATTATGTTAAATGGGTTTGGTAATGCAGAAGATATTGAAAAGCTAAAAACTGCTTTATCAAAAGAATTCAATGTTAAGGTTGCTTACTCACCGGCAGATATGAGTAAACCGGAAGAAATTAGAGAGATGGTCAAACAAACCGAAGCTGAATTGGGCGGCTTGGATATACTGGTAAATAATGCTGGCATTCAATTTGTTGCCCCTATAGAAGAATTTCCTGATGATAAATGGGATGCTATTTTAGCCATAAATTTATCAAGTGCTTTTCATACAATTAAGGCTGCTCTACCCAGTATGAAAAAAAGAAATTTCGGAAGAATTATAAATATAGCTTCCACCCATGGCCTTGTTGCTTCAGCGAATAAGGGAGCATATGTTGCAGCTAAGCACGGCATAGTAGGCTTGACAAAGACAGTTGCTCTTGAAAATGCTACTCTAAATGTTACCTGTAATGCAATTTGCCCGGGATGGGTACATACCCCCCTCGTTCAAAAACAAATAGAAGATAGAGCTAAAAATGAAGGCATTACAATTGATGAAGCAACTCAAAATTTACTTAGTGAGAAACAACCTTCGCTAAGGTTCACTACAATTGAAGATATAGGAAACACGGTTCTATTTTTATGTAGTGAAACAGGAAGATCGATCACAGGAACAACACTCCCGGTTGATGGTGGCTGGACAGCACGCTAA
- a CDS encoding patatin-like phospholipase family protein, whose amino-acid sequence MEKKQKIVHMALQGGGAHGAFAWGVLDKILEDGRLSIDGMCATSAGSMNAVVYAYGKMKGGREGAREALHNFWYNISQSVGSLAPKFPPFFNDILKKWTFNLFDAMSHVVSPYQFNPNNINIIRDVLERTVNFEEMKSCNCTKLFISATNVRTGKVKVFDNKELSLDVVLASACLPYLFHSVKIKDEYYWDGGYIGNPAIFPLFYEGTTRDVIIIHINPIVRSKLPTEASEIMNRINEITFNASLLHEFRAIAFVNKLIEEGWIKDEYQHKLRNILMHSIRADEALHDFDISTKFDASWVSLTNLRDLGRIEAKNWLEKNFDKIGKKSSVNLKKEILENGDDHIG is encoded by the coding sequence ATGGAGAAGAAACAAAAAATAGTTCATATGGCTTTACAAGGCGGAGGTGCTCATGGAGCTTTCGCCTGGGGAGTACTGGATAAGATACTTGAAGACGGACGTTTATCAATTGACGGTATGTGTGCAACAAGTGCGGGTTCTATGAATGCTGTAGTTTATGCATATGGTAAAATGAAAGGCGGCAGAGAGGGGGCGAGAGAAGCGCTCCATAATTTTTGGTATAATATTAGCCAATCAGTCGGATCACTTGCTCCTAAATTCCCGCCTTTTTTCAATGATATATTAAAAAAATGGACTTTTAATTTATTTGATGCAATGAGCCATGTAGTTTCTCCATATCAATTTAATCCTAACAATATAAATATTATTCGAGACGTGCTTGAAAGAACGGTTAATTTCGAAGAGATGAAATCATGTAATTGTACAAAACTGTTTATTAGTGCAACTAATGTCCGCACCGGTAAAGTCAAAGTATTTGATAACAAAGAACTATCCCTGGACGTAGTACTCGCTTCAGCATGCCTACCCTATCTGTTTCATTCAGTGAAAATAAAGGATGAATATTACTGGGACGGCGGATATATAGGAAATCCCGCAATTTTTCCTCTATTTTATGAAGGTACTACCAGAGATGTAATCATTATACATATCAACCCTATAGTTCGCAGTAAGCTTCCGACTGAAGCTAGTGAAATTATGAACCGCATTAATGAAATTACCTTTAATGCTTCTTTATTGCATGAGTTTAGAGCGATCGCTTTTGTTAATAAGCTAATTGAGGAAGGATGGATAAAAGATGAATATCAGCATAAACTACGCAATATTCTTATGCACTCAATACGCGCTGATGAAGCTTTGCATGATTTTGATATTTCTACTAAGTTTGATGCCAGCTGGGTATCATTAACCAATCTTCGTGATTTAGGGCGCATAGAGGCGAAAAATTGGTTAGAAAAGAATTTTGACAAAATAGGTAAAAAATCTTCAGTTAATCTTAAAAAAGAAATTCTTGAAAATGGTGATGATCATATCGGCTAA
- the erpA gene encoding iron-sulfur cluster insertion protein ErpA → MIQDFALSEAAARRILKLKELEGNPNLKLRIGVLGGGCSGFQYQFALDATPSPQDRIYSLNGAEVLVDDMSLELLKGSMLDFEEDLGSASFVIKNPNATAKCGCGNSFSI, encoded by the coding sequence ATGATTCAAGATTTTGCATTAAGTGAAGCCGCAGCTAGAAGAATTCTTAAACTTAAAGAGTTAGAGGGGAACCCTAATTTAAAATTAAGAATAGGTGTTTTAGGTGGAGGTTGTTCGGGTTTTCAATATCAATTCGCACTTGATGCTACACCTTCACCACAAGATAGGATTTATTCTTTAAACGGTGCAGAAGTATTGGTTGATGATATGTCTTTAGAACTTTTAAAAGGTTCTATGCTGGATTTTGAAGAGGATTTAGGAAGTGCAAGTTTCGTAATAAAGAACCCTAATGCGACTGCAAAATGCGGTTGCGGTAATTCTTTTTCAATTTAA
- a CDS encoding ribonuclease HII → MPDLSIEEQVGGVVAGVDEAGRGPLAGPVVAAAVIIRNPALLGQVNDSKKLSKLKREKLFSLIKENAEYGIALASVDEIDELNILQATLLAMRRAIGLIKIKFDNILIDGNISPYKKHENIFTIVGGDAKSLSIAAASILAKVTRDGIMNGLHMSYPHYGWDKNSGYGTKSHIEAIKTLGITTHHRKTFLRNISS, encoded by the coding sequence ATGCCGGATTTAAGTATTGAGGAACAGGTAGGCGGAGTGGTAGCCGGAGTTGATGAGGCGGGTAGAGGTCCGTTAGCAGGTCCGGTGGTCGCAGCGGCTGTTATAATTCGCAACCCTGCATTATTAGGCCAAGTAAATGATTCTAAAAAACTTTCAAAACTTAAGCGGGAAAAACTTTTTAGCTTAATAAAGGAAAATGCGGAATATGGAATAGCACTGGCAAGCGTTGATGAAATTGATGAGCTGAATATTTTACAGGCGACACTGCTTGCAATGCGCCGAGCTATAGGATTGATAAAAATAAAATTTGATAATATTCTTATCGACGGCAATATCTCTCCTTATAAAAAACACGAAAATATATTTACGATAGTCGGAGGGGATGCTAAGTCGTTATCTATCGCCGCCGCCTCAATTTTAGCTAAAGTCACTAGGGATGGTATTATGAATGGCCTTCATATGTCTTACCCTCACTATGGTTGGGATAAAAACTCAGGTTACGGAACTAAATCACATATTGAAGCAATTAAAACATTAGGCATAACAACCCATCATAGAAAAACATTCCTGCGAAACATCTCTAGTTAA
- a CDS encoding polyprenyl synthetase family protein has translation MPSTKEINNNSNSSVIKLKHLVQADLEEVNQIILNYAKSEVTELIPTITNYITNSGGKRIRPILTLACAHMFDIKTSRHVLLATSVEFIHTATLLHDDVIDESSTRRGVATANQLWGNKASILVGDYLFSQAFRLMVETSSIQALRILSNASAIISEGEVWQLSNISNINITKEDYFKLIHSKTAQLFSAACEVGAVIADGKPEYAEALAQYGMNLGMAFQIVDDVLDYTTNDEQFGKKAGGDFREGKVTLPFIIALSNADERDKKFLETVITSENKDSMFLECVKILKAYDAFDKALNVARQFVEQGLEALEICPDSETKLLFKNLIIELLNRSH, from the coding sequence ATGCCCAGCACAAAAGAAATTAATAATAATTCAAATTCCAGCGTAATAAAGCTTAAGCACCTGGTTCAAGCTGATTTAGAAGAAGTTAATCAAATAATTTTAAATTATGCTAAAAGCGAAGTTACGGAACTAATACCTACTATTACTAATTATATTACCAACTCAGGCGGCAAAAGGATTAGACCTATATTAACTCTTGCTTGTGCGCATATGTTTGATATAAAAACTTCAAGGCATGTTTTGCTTGCTACCTCAGTAGAATTTATTCATACTGCAACCCTCCTGCATGATGATGTCATCGATGAAAGCAGCACACGAAGAGGAGTAGCAACGGCAAACCAATTATGGGGGAATAAGGCAAGTATCTTAGTCGGCGACTATCTGTTTAGCCAAGCTTTTAGATTAATGGTTGAAACTTCATCTATTCAGGCATTAAGAATACTCTCAAATGCTTCCGCCATTATTTCGGAAGGTGAGGTGTGGCAACTCTCAAATATTTCTAATATAAATATAACTAAAGAAGATTATTTTAAGTTAATACATTCCAAAACTGCACAATTATTTTCTGCGGCATGCGAGGTTGGAGCTGTCATTGCAGACGGTAAACCGGAGTATGCGGAAGCACTGGCACAATACGGTATGAATTTAGGTATGGCATTCCAAATTGTTGATGATGTATTAGATTACACGACCAATGACGAGCAATTCGGTAAAAAAGCCGGCGGGGATTTTAGAGAAGGCAAAGTCACCCTACCGTTCATCATTGCATTAAGTAATGCTGATGAAAGAGATAAGAAGTTTCTTGAAACCGTTATTACCTCTGAAAATAAAGATTCTATGTTTTTAGAATGTGTTAAAATTTTGAAAGCATATGATGCTTTTGATAAGGCTTTAAATGTAGCAAGGCAATTTGTCGAACAAGGCTTAGAAGCTCTAGAAATATGCCCTGATTCTGAGACTAAATTATTATTTAAAAATTTAATTATCGAGCTACTAAACAGAAGCCATTAA
- a CDS encoding SspB family protein: MSRNIIDYGKLVDEAMHIIVCKVLKVVEKNGLPGEHHFFISFITKHPAVKISKALLEKYPREMTIVLQYQYQDLKVDSKGFGVTLSFNGHKECVYIPYSAVTTFADPSVQFGLQFREIEYDYDEVDIEFLDDEEFEDEQANINHNLKSKSKGEKREKRDKKTEGNNVISLDQFRKK; this comes from the coding sequence ATGAGCAGAAATATTATTGATTATGGGAAACTTGTAGATGAGGCAATGCATATTATTGTATGCAAAGTTTTAAAAGTTGTAGAAAAAAATGGGCTTCCCGGGGAACATCATTTTTTTATTTCATTTATTACTAAGCATCCTGCAGTAAAAATCTCAAAAGCTTTGCTTGAAAAATATCCGAGAGAAATGACAATAGTACTGCAATACCAATATCAGGACTTAAAAGTTGATAGTAAAGGTTTTGGAGTAACTTTAAGCTTTAACGGTCATAAAGAGTGCGTCTATATTCCTTATTCGGCAGTAACTACTTTTGCAGACCCAAGCGTACAATTCGGTTTACAGTTTAGAGAAATAGAATACGACTATGATGAGGTGGATATTGAGTTTCTTGACGATGAAGAGTTTGAGGATGAGCAAGCTAATATTAATCATAACTTGAAATCTAAATCCAAGGGAGAAAAAAGAGAGAAAAGGGATAAGAAAACTGAAGGAAATAATGTAATTTCTTTAGATCAATTTAGAAAAAAGTAA
- a CDS encoding dihydroneopterin aldolase — translation MQHRSGNKKLNCAVIVSGYAVLVKVGVGEEERSAPQKLLVDIKLHYPELPLGCESDDITDVICYDQLCSKVHALLLDKEFKLIEHIAFYIYNNLKSCYLDYSFNIKVTKFPSIKNLEGYTAFEITE, via the coding sequence ATGCAGCACAGAAGCGGAAATAAAAAGCTTAACTGTGCTGTTATTGTTTCCGGCTATGCTGTATTAGTTAAAGTGGGAGTAGGGGAAGAGGAAAGGTCAGCTCCGCAGAAATTATTAGTTGATATTAAACTTCATTACCCTGAGCTTCCGCTAGGGTGTGAGAGTGATGATATAACTGATGTTATCTGTTATGATCAATTATGTAGTAAAGTGCATGCCTTACTTTTAGATAAAGAATTTAAGTTAATTGAGCATATAGCATTTTATATTTACAATAACCTTAAATCTTGTTATTTAGATTATTCCTTTAATATAAAGGTTACTAAATTTCCAAGTATAAAAAATCTTGAAGGTTATACCGCATTTGAAATTACTGAATAA
- the rpsD gene encoding 30S ribosomal protein S4 produces MSKRLNRKFGVSRRLGVNLWGRAKDPVNTRNFPPGAHGVLGYRKLTDYGVQLHAKQKLRKYYGNITEKQFRKIYQEAARRKGDTSENLIGLLESRLDAVVYRAKFAPTPFAARQFVNHKHITVNGKVVNIPSYKLKPGDVVEVKESSKQLLILQTSMQSGERSVPEYIQVDEHKFQATYSKVPEFSEVPYPVIMEPHLVVEFYSR; encoded by the coding sequence GTGTCAAAAAGATTAAATAGAAAGTTTGGGGTTAGCCGTAGGTTGGGAGTTAACCTATGGGGTAGAGCGAAAGATCCGGTTAATACCAGAAATTTCCCTCCGGGCGCACATGGAGTTTTAGGCTATCGTAAACTTACTGATTACGGTGTGCAGCTTCACGCTAAGCAAAAACTTAGAAAGTATTACGGTAACATTACCGAGAAGCAATTTAGAAAGATTTACCAGGAAGCTGCAAGAAGAAAAGGTGATACCAGTGAAAATCTAATCGGTTTACTTGAATCAAGGCTGGATGCAGTAGTTTATCGTGCTAAGTTCGCACCTACTCCTTTCGCAGCAAGACAGTTTGTAAACCATAAGCATATCACTGTTAACGGTAAAGTAGTTAACATCCCAAGCTATAAGTTAAAGCCCGGTGATGTAGTTGAAGTTAAAGAATCTTCAAAACAACTGTTAATTTTACAAACCTCAATGCAATCCGGTGAGAGATCAGTGCCGGAGTATATTCAGGTAGATGAGCATAAATTCCAAGCTACTTATTCTAAAGTACCGGAATTTTCCGAAGTACCATATCCGGTTATAATGGAACCGCATTTAGTGGTGGAATTCTATTCAAGATAA
- a CDS encoding pyridoxal phosphate-dependent aminotransferase, with protein sequence MATSSEFLATRLKLIKPSPTLAVTAKAQELKAMGKDIIGLGAGEPDFDTPQNIKDAAIKAINDGKTKYTAVDGIIELKQAICRKFKNENELEYTTKQITVGCGAKQVIFNALLATLSPLDEVIIPAPYWVSYPDMVALAEGIPVIVNSSVENNFKITPQALEQAITNKTKWLILNSPSNPTGSAYTSDELKALAQVLLKYPHVNIISDDIYEHIMFDGQRFYTIAQVEPKLKERVLTVNGVSKSYSMTGWRIGYAAGSEPLIKAISIIQSQSTSNPCSISQYATLEALNGSQDFIKPNAELFRKRRDLVVKLLNEITGIKCQNPNGAFYVFPSCEGLVGKRTPSGKVINNCCDFTEYLLEHALVAVVQGAAFGMENFFRISYATSENILIEACKRIKTACEVLK encoded by the coding sequence ATGGCTACTTCTTCGGAATTTCTCGCTACCAGACTTAAACTTATTAAACCGTCTCCGACGCTTGCAGTGACTGCAAAAGCTCAGGAGTTAAAAGCTATGGGTAAGGATATAATCGGTTTAGGAGCGGGTGAGCCTGATTTCGATACCCCGCAAAATATTAAAGATGCAGCGATTAAAGCGATAAATGACGGGAAAACTAAGTATACCGCAGTAGACGGCATTATAGAACTTAAGCAGGCTATATGCAGAAAATTTAAAAATGAGAACGAGTTGGAATACACTACTAAGCAAATAACGGTAGGTTGTGGTGCAAAGCAGGTAATCTTTAATGCACTGCTTGCTACCCTTAGTCCGCTTGATGAAGTGATTATACCTGCGCCTTATTGGGTATCCTATCCTGATATGGTTGCGCTTGCCGAGGGTATTCCCGTGATAGTTAATTCATCGGTAGAGAATAATTTTAAGATTACCCCGCAAGCTTTAGAACAAGCGATTACCAATAAAACCAAGTGGCTGATTCTTAATTCACCGAGTAACCCAACCGGATCTGCTTATACTTCCGATGAACTAAAAGCCTTAGCGCAAGTGTTACTTAAATACCCGCATGTCAATATCATTTCCGATGATATATATGAGCATATTATGTTTGATGGTCAGAGGTTTTATACCATCGCCCAAGTTGAGCCTAAACTTAAAGAAAGAGTATTAACGGTAAACGGAGTTTCTAAATCATATTCAATGACCGGTTGGCGCATAGGTTATGCAGCAGGTTCCGAACCTTTGATAAAGGCAATTTCCATTATTCAATCGCAAAGCACTTCAAACCCTTGTTCTATCAGTCAATATGCAACACTCGAGGCATTAAATGGCTCTCAGGATTTTATAAAGCCGAATGCGGAACTGTTTAGAAAAAGAAGGGATTTGGTTGTGAAGTTATTAAATGAAATTACGGGCATAAAATGTCAAAACCCGAACGGGGCATTTTATGTGTTCCCGAGCTGTGAAGGACTGGTCGGAAAGCGCACTCCGAGCGGCAAAGTTATTAATAACTGCTGTGATTTCACCGAATATTTACTTGAACATGCGCTTGTAGCGGTTGTGCAGGGTGCAGCATTCGGCATGGAGAACTTTTTTAGAATTTCCTATGCAACCTCCGAAAACATTTTAATCGAAGCTTGTAAACGGATTAAAACTGCTTGTGAAGTGTTGAAATAG
- a CDS encoding type III pantothenate kinase: MILCIDVGNTQIHCGVYSNEQLIAEARHATNDGITSDAYGIFLKAILYEQNINLKYIKQIIISSVVPELDYQITNACIRYLALTPIFLNVENYKKIKNCKLPESLGADRVANFISATTLFPNKNLVIVDLGTATTVCVISKNHELLSGSIMPGLKTSAKALNSTTAKLPLIKIEKIDIGIVETTVDSIQIGLFYGHLGAIKELTARFKSKFFANEQSSVIATGGFSDIYKEEKIFEYIIPDLVLRGLYIYSQLIIS; the protein is encoded by the coding sequence ATGATTTTATGTATTGATGTAGGCAATACTCAAATACATTGCGGGGTATATAGTAACGAACAGCTTATAGCTGAAGCGAGACATGCTACAAATGATGGTATCACTTCCGACGCCTATGGCATCTTTTTGAAAGCTATTTTATATGAACAAAACATCAATTTAAAATATATAAAGCAAATTATAATTTCTTCTGTTGTTCCGGAGTTGGATTACCAAATTACTAATGCATGTATACGCTATCTAGCTCTCACTCCTATATTCTTAAATGTAGAGAATTATAAAAAAATAAAAAATTGTAAGCTCCCGGAAAGTTTAGGTGCCGACAGAGTGGCTAATTTTATTAGTGCAACTACCTTATTTCCGAATAAAAATTTAGTTATAGTTGATTTAGGTACTGCAACTACAGTTTGTGTAATCAGTAAAAACCACGAACTTTTAAGCGGGTCAATCATGCCCGGACTTAAAACATCGGCTAAGGCTTTAAACAGCACAACGGCAAAGCTCCCTTTAATAAAAATAGAAAAGATAGATATAGGAATTGTTGAAACTACCGTTGACAGTATACAAATCGGTTTATTTTACGGCCATTTAGGCGCAATTAAAGAGCTGACCGCCCGCTTTAAAAGTAAATTTTTTGCCAATGAGCAGTCAAGCGTAATTGCAACCGGTGGTTTTTCCGATATATATAAAGAAGAAAAGATTTTTGAGTATATTATCCCTGATTTAGTACTTAGAGGATTATATATTTATTCTCAATTAATTATTTCTTAA
- a CDS encoding O-methyltransferase — MARDFEASAMIKYIRALCAQEDEELIKIRQSAPADKQGIQIGAEEGKLIYIILKLIKAKNILEIGTCVGYSTLWLARSLEAGGKVISIEKSTEHYNIAKSNLEASLERDKIELINDDASNIEKYISDIAFDAVFIDANKQGYPLYLDIAYTLLKSGGLIVADNVFLFGAMYDNDINAPPNLKAAMQEFNRKISDPEKFESIIIPTKEGLSITIKK; from the coding sequence ATGGCACGTGACTTTGAAGCTTCGGCAATGATCAAATATATAAGAGCGCTATGTGCTCAAGAAGATGAAGAGCTAATAAAGATTAGGCAATCCGCCCCTGCCGATAAGCAGGGTATTCAAATCGGCGCTGAAGAAGGAAAGTTAATCTATATAATACTAAAGCTTATTAAAGCTAAAAATATTTTGGAAATCGGAACATGTGTTGGTTATTCCACGCTTTGGTTAGCAAGAAGCTTGGAGGCTGGGGGAAAGGTAATCAGTATAGAAAAATCAACCGAGCATTATAATATTGCAAAAAGCAACCTTGAAGCGAGTTTAGAAAGAGATAAAATCGAGCTGATCAACGATGATGCAAGCAACATAGAGAAATATATAAGCGACATAGCATTCGATGCGGTTTTCATAGATGCCAATAAGCAAGGTTACCCGTTATATTTGGATATTGCTTACACTTTACTGAAATCAGGCGGGCTTATCGTTGCGGATAATGTATTTTTATTTGGAGCTATGTATGATAACGATATTAATGCCCCGCCAAACCTTAAAGCAGCTATGCAGGAATTTAACCGAAAAATCAGTGATCCTGAAAAATTTGAAAGTATTATTATACCGACTAAGGAAGGATTAAGCATTACAATTAAGAAATAA
- a CDS encoding HesB/IscA family protein, translating to MSQSSENNSIKQRPAVITLTDKAVERVKYLIEKRDKPCAGIKVGVKSGGCSGLAYTFEYANEKSAFDEEINEKGVTIFIDPKAVLYLVGTTLDYVDEKIKSGFVFVNPNEKGSCGCGKSFNV from the coding sequence ATGTCACAAAGTAGTGAAAATAATTCCATCAAACAGAGGCCGGCTGTAATTACTTTGACTGATAAGGCGGTCGAGAGAGTGAAATACCTTATCGAGAAGAGGGATAAGCCATGTGCAGGTATTAAAGTAGGGGTTAAGTCGGGAGGCTGCTCCGGACTTGCCTACACTTTTGAATATGCGAATGAGAAAAGTGCCTTTGATGAAGAAATAAATGAAAAAGGAGTAACTATCTTTATAGATCCTAAAGCGGTTTTATATTTAGTAGGAACTACTTTAGATTATGTAGATGAAAAAATTAAATCGGGTTTTGTTTTTGTGAACCCGAATGAAAAAGGCTCCTGCGGCTGCGGCAAATCATTTAATGTTTAA
- the iscU gene encoding Fe-S cluster assembly scaffold IscU: MAYSKKVIDHYENPRNVGSFDKEEKNVGTGLVGAPSCGDVMKLQIKVNPVTKVIEDAKFKTFGCLSAIASSSLVTEKVKGKTLDEALTIKNVDIAEELSLPPVKIHCSVLAEDAIKAAITDLKQSLEK; encoded by the coding sequence ATGGCATACAGTAAAAAAGTTATAGATCACTATGAAAACCCTAGAAATGTGGGGTCATTTGATAAGGAAGAAAAAAACGTCGGTACGGGGTTAGTCGGTGCGCCGAGTTGCGGAGACGTAATGAAACTTCAGATTAAGGTTAATCCTGTAACTAAAGTAATCGAAGATGCTAAATTTAAAACTTTCGGTTGTTTATCAGCTATAGCATCAAGCTCGTTAGTTACGGAGAAAGTCAAAGGTAAAACCTTGGATGAAGCTTTAACAATAAAGAATGTTGATATTGCGGAAGAATTATCATTGCCGCCGGTAAAAATTCACTGCTCGGTACTTGCAGAGGATGCTATTAAGGCTGCAATTACTGATTTAAAACAATCTTTAGAAAAATAA
- a CDS encoding IscS subfamily cysteine desulfurase, producing MTQLKLPIYMDYQATTPTDPRVVEEMLPYFTHKFGNPHSRSHSYGWEAEEAIEQAREDVAKLINASAKEIIFTSGATESNNLAIKGVAKFYRDQRDHIITVQTEHKCVLDTCRHLEQEGFKVTYLPVQPNGLIDLNKLKEVITDRTVIVSIMAVNNEIGVIQPIEEIGKICREKGVFLHTDAAQAFGKIPLDVIAMNIDLMSISGHKIYGPKGVGALFVGRKPRVRIEAMINGGGQERGMRSGTLPTPLIVGLGVAAKIAREEMTEETKRVEKLADKFLKEIMKIPEVYINGDPKARIPGNINISFSCIEGESMIGAIKDLAVSSGSACTSASLESSYVLRALGVDEELAHTSIRFGIGRFTTEEEVDYAIQCVKNSVQKLRDLSPLWEMLQEGVDLKSVNWAGH from the coding sequence ATGACTCAGTTAAAACTTCCGATTTATATGGATTACCAGGCAACTACTCCGACTGACCCGAGAGTAGTGGAAGAAATGCTTCCATATTTTACCCATAAATTCGGTAACCCTCATTCAAGAAGTCACTCATACGGTTGGGAGGCGGAGGAAGCTATCGAACAAGCCAGGGAAGATGTTGCAAAACTAATAAATGCGAGTGCAAAGGAAATTATTTTCACTTCAGGCGCAACCGAATCTAATAACTTGGCGATTAAGGGCGTAGCTAAATTTTATCGCGATCAGCGAGATCACATCATTACCGTTCAAACTGAACATAAATGCGTTTTAGATACTTGTAGACACTTGGAGCAGGAAGGATTTAAGGTGACTTATCTGCCGGTTCAACCGAACGGTTTAATTGATCTAAATAAATTAAAAGAAGTTATTACCGATAGAACCGTTATAGTTTCTATAATGGCGGTAAATAATGAAATAGGAGTGATTCAGCCCATAGAGGAAATCGGGAAGATATGCAGAGAAAAGGGAGTTTTTCTGCATACTGATGCAGCACAGGCTTTCGGTAAAATTCCGCTTGATGTAATCGCCATGAATATAGATCTGATGAGTATTTCAGGCCATAAAATTTACGGGCCTAAAGGGGTAGGCGCATTATTTGTCGGCCGTAAACCAAGAGTAAGGATAGAGGCAATGATAAACGGCGGCGGGCAAGAGAGAGGAATGCGCTCAGGGACTCTTCCTACTCCGCTTATCGTCGGTTTAGGGGTCGCGGCAAAAATTGCACGTGAAGAGATGACGGAAGAAACCAAAAGAGTTGAAAAACTTGCGGATAAATTCTTGAAGGAGATAATGAAAATCCCGGAAGTTTATATTAACGGTGATCCGAAAGCTAGGATACCCGGGAATATAAATATCAGTTTTTCCTGTATTGAAGGTGAATCAATGATCGGGGCAATTAAAGATTTAGCGGTTTCTTCAGGCTCTGCGTGTACTTCCGCTTCGCTTGAATCGTCTTACGTGCTTAGAGCGTTAGGGGTAGATGAGGAACTTGCGCATACCTCAATAAGATTCGGTATCGGCAGATTTACCACTGAAGAAGAAGTAGATTACGCAATACAATGTGTAAAAAATAGTGTACAGAAATTAAGGGATTTAAGTCCGTTATGGGAAATGCTGCAGGAAGGTGTTGATCTTAAATCAGTTAATTGGGCGGGACACTAA